One window from the genome of Marinobacter sp. LV10R510-11A encodes:
- a CDS encoding calcium/sodium antiporter, with amino-acid sequence MHELETYQLTVIAVGAIAFGVYLLVIGGDWTVDNAVVVAERAGLSKYFIAATVVAFGTSAPELFTSVNANISGYPGISVGNVIGSNIANILLVIAVSAMIAPLVFNRKDVRVDTIVMIGATAAMVVAILSGLLPRWGGFAMVAAIVLYILYQYKAHKLDVEETDEDAPSAVAPGLMLIVGILTLLVGSEILVQGAVAGGVALGVPEAVIGMTMIAFGTSLPELTACVAAARKNHSDMIIGGIIGSNIFNILSVMAFAAIAKPLVIDSRFATYDMYIVVAVTLLFAVLLLFAGRIGRLAGALMAFGYLAFFGVQFILY; translated from the coding sequence ATGCACGAACTTGAAACTTACCAACTGACCGTTATAGCGGTCGGTGCTATTGCTTTTGGTGTTTATTTACTTGTTATAGGTGGCGATTGGACTGTCGATAATGCAGTGGTTGTCGCCGAACGAGCAGGACTGTCTAAGTATTTTATCGCAGCTACTGTCGTAGCTTTTGGAACTTCAGCGCCTGAATTGTTTACGTCTGTTAACGCCAATATTTCAGGTTACCCAGGGATTTCTGTTGGCAATGTAATTGGCTCGAACATAGCGAATATCCTATTGGTGATCGCGGTATCCGCAATGATCGCCCCTTTGGTTTTTAACCGTAAAGACGTGCGCGTAGATACGATTGTTATGATCGGTGCGACCGCAGCGATGGTTGTCGCTATTCTGTCCGGGCTACTGCCACGCTGGGGCGGTTTTGCAATGGTGGCAGCGATAGTGCTTTATATTTTATACCAATACAAAGCCCACAAACTGGATGTTGAGGAAACTGACGAGGACGCGCCAAGTGCGGTAGCGCCTGGACTGATGTTGATTGTTGGTATTCTTACGCTTCTTGTCGGCTCTGAGATCCTTGTTCAGGGTGCGGTTGCAGGTGGCGTGGCTCTCGGCGTGCCCGAAGCGGTGATTGGAATGACCATGATCGCGTTCGGAACCTCGTTGCCGGAACTTACGGCCTGCGTGGCTGCTGCTCGTAAGAACCACTCGGACATGATCATTGGTGGAATCATTGGGTCAAATATCTTCAATATTCTGTCGGTTATGGCATTCGCCGCGATTGCAAAACCTCTTGTAATTGACAGCCGCTTTGCCACCTACGACATGTACATTGTTGTTGCAGTGACACTCCTGTTTGCGGTTTTGCTGTTATTTGCAGGGAGGATTGGACGTTTGGCTGGAGCGCTGATGGCCTTCGGATATCTGGCTTTCTTTGGTGTGCAGTTTATTTTGTACTGA